A stretch of DNA from Staphylococcus sp. KG4-3:
GTTCTAAACCAAAAACTTTTAATTTTTCAAAATTTGCGCCATACGTATTGGTCTGGATAATATCTGCACCAGCTTCAATATAAGTGCGGTGAATACGTTCAACTTTATCGGGATGATTTAAGTTATATGCTTCAGGGCAAGTATCAAGACCTTCAGAGTAAAGGATCGTACCGATGGCTCCATCAGCTACTAATATGTTGGATTTTAGTTTGTTGAGTAGTTGACTCATTGAAAGCCTCCTTAAAAGCGTAATTTAAATCTGAAATCAATTCGTCGGCTGATTCTAATCCGACACTCAATCTAAATAACCCAAATGTGATATTACGTTCTTCACGTACTGCTTTAGGTACAGCTGCATGTGACATCGTAGCTGGATGAGAGAGGATTGTTTCAACGCCGCCTAAACTTACTGAAACTAAAGGCAATGATAACGCATCAACAAATGCTTGTGCTTTTGTCTCATCTTTCAATCTAAAACCTAATACAGCGCCGCCATGATGGGATTGAGACAAGTGTAGATCGCTATTTCCTGGGTAATAGACTTCTGAGATTTCCTCACATTGTGCTAAGAAGTCATAGATTTGTTTAGTATTTTCAACAGATTGTTGAAAGCGTACAGGTAAAGTTTTTAAATGTTTAGCCAATGTCCAACTATCTTGTGCAGATAATGCATTACCAGTGCCATTTTGTAATAGATAAAGTGCGTCAGCGATTGATTGATTGTTGGTAACAGCTACGCCAGCAATAATATCACTGTGGCCGCCTAAGAATTTAGTAGCACTATGTACCACAACATCTGCGCCGAGCGCTAATGGTGATTGACCTAGCGGAGTCATAAAGGTATTGTCTACAGCGAGTAAGAGATTGTTGTCTCTGGCGATATCTGCTGCGCCTCGAATATCTGTAATTTTAAATAAAGGATTCGATGGTGTTTCAATATATATTAACTGCGTATTGTTTTGAATCGCATTTTCGATATCTTTTAAGTGAGTTGTATCTACGGTTGAAAATTCAATGTTAAAGCGTGTTAATATTTGCTCAGTCAACCTAAATGTACCACCATATACATCATCCGGTAGAATGACATGATCACCAGCGTTTAATGTGAGTAACACTGATGAAATTGCTGCAATGCCAGATGCGTATGCAAAGGCGTGACTGCCACCTTCCAGTTTAGCTAGCTTTTCTTCTAAAAGGGCACGGTTTGGGTTACCACTTCGAGCATAGTCATATTGAGCATCGCCACCTAGAACTTGTTGGTGAAACGTTGAAGAATCGTATAAAGGAGGATTTGCTGAATCATAGTCAATCCCTCTATGTGCGTCGAATATTACTTCTGTTTCTTTTGATAAACTCATAAAATCACTCCTTGTTTAGATTGTTCTAATGCTTGAATAATATCTTGTTCGATATCTTCATAGTTCTCAATGCCAATGGATAATCTTAATAGATATTCGTCTATACCGCGCTTATCTTTTTCTTCATCTGGCATATCAACATGTGTTTGTGTATATGGGAAAGTGATAAATGTTTCAGTGCCACCTAAGCTTTCAGCGAAAATACAAACCTTTAAGTGTTCTAAAAATTTATCGGCTTTATAATTTTTGTTCAGTCTCAAACTCAACATACCAGTACGTCCACTGTAGAGTACTTGATCAATAGCTTCTAACTGATTACATCGTTCAGCAAGTAATTTAGCATTATATTCAGAGCGATCCATTCTTAAATGCAGAGTTTTTAACCCACGTTGTAATAGATAACTATCGAAAGGTGATAGCGTTGCGCCTATCATGTTGTGTAATTGTCCTAGTTGTTCAGCAAGTTGTTCATCTTTTACAGTTACTACTCCTGCGAGTACATCATTATGGCCTCCGATATATTTTGTTGCCGAATGTAAAACAATATCTGCACCTTCTTCAAGTGGTGTTGAAAGATATGGTGTTAAAAATGTGTTATCTATGATAGATAGTAGGTTGAATTTTTTACTTAAAATGTAATATGGATCAATATCAACTTCTATCATTTGCGGATTAGAAATTGGTTCGATAAAAAGTGCTTTTGTGTTTTCTGTAACACTTTGCTCTACTTCTTCATAATTTAAGAAGTCAACATATTTGAAATGTATACCGTATTGCTGCTCATAAAAATCAAAAAGTCTAAAAGTGCCGCCATATAAGTCGAAAGAAACTAAAATTTCATCGCCAGATTTGAATAAGTTACAAATTAATTGTATGGCAGACATACCACTGGATGTTGCAAATGAAACAGTACCTCTTTCAAGTTTTGCAAATGCTTCTTCAAACGCCGAACGTGTAGGATTTTTAGTTCTTGTATAGTCATATCCTGTTGACGCCCCGAGTTTAGGGTGTTGGTAGGCTGTAGATAAGTATATTGGATTAGCGATTGCACCTGTATGGTCTTGAGAAAGTGCAACCTGTGCGAATTCAGTATTTTTCATAATTGTTAACCTCCTTGTTAAAATAAAAAAGCTTCCGTCCTTTAAACCCGAATAATTCGGATGTAAAGGACGAAAGCTTAGCTCGCGGTACCACCTTTGTTTGCTACTTTATCACTAAAGCAACCTTATCCAGTACGCCAAATTGTTGAATGATTAGCGTTGTCTGAACCATGACATCGTACTTTCAATAAAAAATAAAAACCCATCTTATGTTGGAATAAAATGAGTATTAACGAAATATACGACGTGTGGAAAAATCCAGTACGCCATTTAACAAAATGTTAATACTGTATCGCTATAACGGGCGATCCCGTTGATACCTCATATTGGCATCAACACTCAAAGGCCATTTTCAAACTTTCTTTCCGTGTCTTCTTTCAGCGTATCAAAGACTCTCTGTGTCAGTAGTGTAAGCTTTACTTTCCTTGTTACTGTGTGTGAAATATGTCATTTACAAATTTGATATACCCAAGATTACACATTAAAATTACATTTGTCAACAACTTTTCTGAAAATTTAG
This window harbors:
- the metC gene encoding cystathionine beta-lyase MetC, with translation MSLSKETEVIFDAHRGIDYDSANPPLYDSSTFHQQVLGGDAQYDYARSGNPNRALLEEKLAKLEGGSHAFAYASGIAAISSVLLTLNAGDHVILPDDVYGGTFRLTEQILTRFNIEFSTVDTTHLKDIENAIQNNTQLIYIETPSNPLFKITDIRGAADIARDNNLLLAVDNTFMTPLGQSPLALGADVVVHSATKFLGGHSDIIAGVAVTNNQSIADALYLLQNGTGNALSAQDSWTLAKHLKTLPVRFQQSVENTKQIYDFLAQCEEISEVYYPGNSDLHLSQSHHGGAVLGFRLKDETKAQAFVDALSLPLVSVSLGGVETILSHPATMSHAAVPKAVREERNITFGLFRLSVGLESADELISDLNYAFKEAFNESTTQQTKIQHISS
- a CDS encoding PLP-dependent transferase; this translates as MKNTEFAQVALSQDHTGAIANPIYLSTAYQHPKLGASTGYDYTRTKNPTRSAFEEAFAKLERGTVSFATSSGMSAIQLICNLFKSGDEILVSFDLYGGTFRLFDFYEQQYGIHFKYVDFLNYEEVEQSVTENTKALFIEPISNPQMIEVDIDPYYILSKKFNLLSIIDNTFLTPYLSTPLEEGADIVLHSATKYIGGHNDVLAGVVTVKDEQLAEQLGQLHNMIGATLSPFDSYLLQRGLKTLHLRMDRSEYNAKLLAERCNQLEAIDQVLYSGRTGMLSLRLNKNYKADKFLEHLKVCIFAESLGGTETFITFPYTQTHVDMPDEEKDKRGIDEYLLRLSIGIENYEDIEQDIIQALEQSKQGVIL